The Lucilia cuprina isolate Lc7/37 chromosome 5, ASM2204524v1, whole genome shotgun sequence genome includes a window with the following:
- the LOC111679387 gene encoding ATP synthase subunit b, mitochondrial: protein MISRAAIRSVQRPLGALAVRTSSSAAATGGDRPVRPEHPGKVRLGFIPEEWFQFFYNKTGVTGPYTFGVGLLTYLCSKEIYVMEHEYYSGISLAIMAIVAVKKLGPAAANWADKEIDRIEGEWKQGREDELKALQESIEAEKKEQWRAEGALMLMDAKKENVALQLEAAFRERAMNVYTEVKRRLDYQVECRHIERRLNQKHMVDWIVKNVLGSITPQQEKETLNKCIADLSALAARAK, encoded by the exons ATGATTTCGAGGGCCGCAATTCGTTctg ttcaaCGTCCTTTGGGCGCTTTGGCTGTCAGAACCTCATCTTCTGCTGCCGCTACCGGTGGTGACCGTCCCGTTCGCCCCGAACATCCCGGCAAGGTGCGTTTGGGTTTCATTCCTGAAGAATGGTTCCAATTCTTCTACAACAAGACTGGTGTCACTGGTCCCTACACCTTCGGTGTTGGTTTGCTTACCTACTTGTGTTCCAAGGAAATCTATGTCATGGAACATGAATATTACAGTGGTATTTCATTGGCCATCATGGCTATTGTTGCTGTTAAGAAACTCGGACCTGCAGCTGCTAACTGGGCTGATAAGGAAATCGACAGAATTGAAGGTGAATGGAAACAAGGTCGTGAGGATGAATTGAAGGCCCTTCAAGAATCCATTGAGGCTGAAAAGAAGGAACAATGGCGTGCTGAAGGTGCTTTAATGCTCATGGATGCCAAGAAGGAAAATGTTGCCCTTCAATTGGAGGCTGCTTTCCGTGAACGCGCCATGAACGTTTACACTGAA gtcAAACGTCGTTTGGACTACCAAGTTGAGTGCCGTCACATTGAACGTCGCCTTAACCAAAAACACATGGTTGACTGGATTGTCAAGAATGTTTTGGGCTCCATTACACCCCAACAAGAGAAGGAAACTCTCAATAAATGTATTGCCGATTTGTCTGCTTTGGCTGCCCGTGccaagtaa